ACCAGAGGGGAGTTGATGATCGATTTGGCCACCCGCCGGGCCTGATCCCGGGTCGCGGCGCCCCGAACGACCGCACGCAGGAGCTTCGTCGCGCCCTCCCCGTCGCGGGCGAGCATCTCGGCGAAGCGGATGCACCCCTGGCGGAGGGCATGGCCGAACTCCCGCTCATCGACCTCTCCGGCGAGACCGTTTGCCATCAACACACACGTGTCGGACGTGCTCGTATCCGAATCGACCGAGAGCATGTTGAACGAGTCGTCGACGGCCGCTCGCAGTAGCGGGTCGAGCCGCTCGGCCGGAATGCGGGCGTCGGTGAAGATGTAGACCAGCATGGTCGCCAGGTTTGGCTCGATCATCCCCGACCCCTTCCCCACCCAGGTGATCACCACGTCTCCCAGGCTGAGCGAGAGAGCCTTGGGGTAGGTGTCGGTGGTCATGATCCCTTCCGCCCCCACCAGCGGGTCGTCGCACAACTCGGCGGACATTCCCACCAGGGCCGCCTCGATCCGCTCGATCGGCAGCTGACGACCGATCACGCCGGTGGAGCTCATCAACACCTCGTCCGCCGGCACGCCCAGCTCGACCGACGCCGCGATCCCCATGCGCCGCGCGTTGAGGATGCCGATCTCGCCCGTCCCCACGTTGCTCACCTTGCTGTTCACCACCACGCCGCTGAGTCGCCCCCGGCGGATGATCTCCCGGCCGACGATGATGGGCGCGCCCGGGAAGCGGTTGCGGGTGAAGACCGCGGCTGCGGCGGCCGGAACTGCCGAGCGGAAGAGCGCGAGATCGTAGCCGGTCGGCTTCAAACCGCAATTGCGGCTGGCGCAGGTGAAGCCCCGGGGGAATCGCGGGCGCTCGTGAAAGATCATGGGTGCGAGCGTGCGTCTGTCTAAGAAGGTCAGCGTTCGAGGTACTGGCGGAACCACGCGATCGTGCGCGGCCAGGCGGCGCGTGCAGCCTCCAGGTTGGCCCCCTCCTGGCCTCCTTGCTGCCGCAGGAAGCCGTGCCCCGCTCCCGGGTAAATCTCGGTCTCGAACGTCTTGCCAGCCGCGGCCAACGCCTCTGCGGCCGGATCGATCGTCGCGTTGACCCGCGCGTCCTCCGATCCGTAGAGGCCGAGCACCGGAGCCTGGACGCTGTCGAGCGCCGCGGGGTCGGGCGAGCTGCCGTAGTAGACCACCGCCGCGTCGAGATCCGGCGCGTGGACGGCGTGCGCGAACGAGGTGCCGCCGCCCCAGCAGAAGCCGACGATGCCGTAGCGGTCGGTCGCGGCGGGAAGCGCCACGCCGTAGTCGGCGACGGCATCGAGCCGGCGCTGAATGTCAGCCGGCTGCAGCGTGCGGATCGCCGCCCGGGCGGCCTCCGGATCGGCCCCGTCCGGCCCGTCGGGCACGCCGTGGCCGGTGAGCAGGTCGGGCGCGATGGCGATGAAGCCGTCCGCGGCGAGCTGGTCCGCCACCGCCCGGATCCAGTTGCTCAACCCGAAGATCTCGTGCACGACCAGCACGACCGGGGCAGGGGTGTTCCGCTCGGGATAGACGACCCACGCTCGCACGCTGTCGCCATCGCCGGCGGGGATCATCACCCATTCACCGTGCCTCGGC
Above is a window of Longimicrobiaceae bacterium DNA encoding:
- the argJ gene encoding bifunctional glutamate N-acetyltransferase/amino-acid acetyltransferase ArgJ, with the translated sequence MIFHERPRFPRGFTCASRNCGLKPTGYDLALFRSAVPAAAAAVFTRNRFPGAPIIVGREIIRRGRLSGVVVNSKVSNVGTGEIGILNARRMGIAASVELGVPADEVLMSSTGVIGRQLPIERIEAALVGMSAELCDDPLVGAEGIMTTDTYPKALSLSLGDVVITWVGKGSGMIEPNLATMLVYIFTDARIPAERLDPLLRAAVDDSFNMLSVDSDTSTSDTCVLMANGLAGEVDEREFGHALRQGCIRFAEMLARDGEGATKLLRAVVRGAATRDQARRVAKSIINSPLVKTMAYGADPNTGRVMMAVGKCLDVEQDPARTEIRINGTVVFRGGARVDYDEEALRRKLSGDPVEIEVDLQMGDGTATAFGCDLTHGYIDENAAYYSS
- a CDS encoding dienelactone hydrolase family protein; this encodes MRYHRIPLALLLLPFAAACADNARAGEDHVGHTQEPAAAAAPQDPSLPPDAEGANDRLAASPRHGEWVMIPAGDGDSVRAWVVYPERNTPAPVVLVVHEIFGLSNWIRAVADQLAADGFIAIAPDLLTGHGVPDGPDGADPEAARAAIRTLQPADIQRRLDAVADYGVALPAATDRYGIVGFCWGGGTSFAHAVHAPDLDAAVVYYGSSPDPAALDSVQAPVLGLYGSEDARVNATIDPAAEALAAAGKTFETEIYPGAGHGFLRQQGGQEGANLEAARAAWPRTIAWFRQYLER